The Corynebacterium suranareeae genome window below encodes:
- a CDS encoding fumarylacetoacetate hydrolase family protein produces the protein MRLATIRTNGTTIAARVESDNTATAIDGFANVSELLQESNWRELAENAAGETVTFENKDLDAVVPAPKKIVCVGLNYANHIKEMGRDLPENPTLFVKFPDALIGPFDDVVVPEWANKALDWEGEMAVVIGKRARRVKEADAADYIAGYAVMNDYTTRDYQYKAPAKTPQWHQGKSLEKSAGFGPWMTTPDAFEFGGELATYLEGEKVQSTPTNDLVFSPEKLIEYITHIYPLDAGDVIVTGTPGGVGHARNPQRYIGDGETVKVEIEGLGYIENKTVFE, from the coding sequence ATGCGTCTTGCAACAATCCGCACCAACGGCACCACCATCGCTGCTCGTGTTGAATCTGACAACACCGCCACCGCTATCGACGGTTTTGCCAACGTCAGCGAGCTGCTTCAGGAAAGCAACTGGCGTGAACTGGCAGAAAACGCCGCTGGCGAGACTGTAACCTTTGAAAACAAGGACCTAGATGCGGTAGTTCCAGCTCCTAAAAAGATTGTTTGCGTTGGCCTTAACTACGCTAACCACATCAAGGAAATGGGTCGTGACCTGCCAGAAAACCCAACCCTTTTTGTTAAGTTCCCTGATGCATTGATCGGCCCATTTGATGATGTCGTCGTTCCAGAGTGGGCTAACAAGGCTCTTGACTGGGAAGGCGAAATGGCCGTTGTTATTGGCAAGCGTGCACGTCGCGTTAAGGAAGCCGATGCAGCTGACTACATCGCCGGTTACGCAGTGATGAACGATTACACCACCCGCGATTACCAGTACAAAGCACCTGCAAAGACCCCACAGTGGCACCAGGGTAAGTCTTTGGAAAAGTCCGCTGGTTTTGGCCCTTGGATGACCACCCCAGATGCATTCGAGTTCGGTGGCGAACTGGCTACCTACCTGGAAGGCGAAAAGGTTCAGTCCACCCCTACCAATGACCTGGTCTTTAGCCCAGAAAAGCTCATTGAGTACATCACCCACATTTACCCATTGGATGCAGGCGACGTCATTGTCACCGGAACCCCAGGCGGTGTTGGCCACGCACGTAACCCACAGCGCTACATCGGCGACGGCGAAACCGTCAAGGTCGAGATCGAAGGCCTGGGCTACATCGAAAACAAGACGGTGTTTGAATAA
- a CDS encoding HigA family addiction module antitoxin — translation MPVQDAGKHTNDDRPVMPGEILREEFMEPLGLSQNGLARAIGVPPRRINEIVHGKRAITADTALRLAAYLGPDPQFWLNLQAHYDLSVTYLDTRTLLEAIKPYDRQQNVARRLNPLQERSQ, via the coding sequence ATGCCGGTGCAGGACGCAGGCAAACACACCAATGATGATCGGCCAGTAATGCCGGGTGAGATTCTTCGAGAAGAATTCATGGAACCTTTGGGACTGTCCCAAAACGGATTGGCGCGAGCGATAGGTGTGCCACCACGAAGGATCAATGAGATCGTTCATGGAAAACGTGCAATTACCGCTGATACAGCATTGCGTTTAGCGGCATATTTAGGTCCTGATCCGCAGTTCTGGCTGAACTTGCAGGCTCACTATGACCTTTCCGTGACGTATTTAGATACACGGACACTGTTGGAAGCGATCAAGCCCTATGATCGTCAGCAAAACGTGGCTCGGAGGTTGAATCCTCTACAGGAGCGTTCACAGTAG
- a CDS encoding maleylpyruvate isomerase family mycothiol-dependent enzyme: MTTFHDLPLEERLTLARLGTSHYSRQLSLVDNADFGEATLLQGWTRSHIVAHVAYNAIALCNLMHWANTGEKTPMYASPQARNEEIAYGSTLNPDALRNLHEHSVARLDVDWRESSQEAWSHEVFTAQGRTVPASEILWMRSREVWIHAVDLDVVATFSNIPEVILRTLAGEITQKWASQGVGEGLVLLDEPSNTRYPATPGQEEVVISGSLAGIVRYAAGRGSEGVTSSTGEIPEPPRWL, encoded by the coding sequence ATGACAACTTTCCATGATCTTCCGCTAGAGGAGCGGCTGACACTGGCAAGGTTGGGCACATCCCATTACTCCCGTCAGCTATCGCTTGTAGATAACGCTGATTTTGGGGAAGCAACCCTTCTTCAAGGTTGGACCCGCTCCCACATCGTTGCCCACGTGGCGTACAACGCCATCGCACTGTGCAACCTCATGCACTGGGCAAACACCGGTGAGAAAACCCCAATGTATGCCTCACCACAGGCACGCAATGAGGAAATCGCCTACGGTTCCACGCTCAACCCCGATGCGCTGCGAAACCTGCACGAACACTCCGTAGCGCGCCTGGATGTAGATTGGCGAGAATCCTCCCAAGAAGCCTGGTCGCACGAAGTCTTCACAGCGCAGGGACGCACAGTTCCAGCCAGCGAAATCTTGTGGATGCGTTCCCGAGAAGTCTGGATCCATGCGGTTGACCTTGATGTTGTTGCGACCTTCAGCAACATCCCCGAGGTAATTTTGCGCACGCTAGCCGGCGAAATCACTCAAAAATGGGCCAGCCAAGGAGTCGGTGAAGGCCTAGTGCTTCTCGACGAGCCCTCCAACACCCGCTACCCCGCCACCCCAGGGCAGGAAGAGGTTGTTATTTCGGGCAGCTTAGCTGGCATTGTTCGCTATGCCGCAGGTCGTGGCTCAGAAGGAGTCACCTCCTCTACTGGAGAGATCCCAGAGCCACCACGCTGGCTCTAA
- a CDS encoding 3-hydroxybenzoate 6-hydroxylase: protein MSLPHSDELKGQKIIISGGGIGGAAGALALALRGADVTLYERAPEFKEVGAGLQIGPHGWRMLESWGLLDQIVAAGYLPEDMQFRDAINRETILTMRFDEEFQQHYGGRYLVIHRSDLLNILVTNAIEAGAKLHNGILVTDSRTVEGGIEVDIESSINEGEDRKTLLADAFLAFDGIHSVMRKKLADDAPVASSYVAYRGTSKLAEDEEMKDLKSVIGYIGPHVHFIQYPLRGGELLNQVAVFESQRYLEGRATGEIPEDWGNPEELDQAYSHCDQFIQDRLGTLWRNNWWQMSDREPLENWRIGRMLLLGDAAHPPLQYLASGAVMAMEDAEAVALFAADAARAGNLDWEEVLAEVEAERRPRCSRIQTVGRFWGELWHVEGTARLIRNEVFRQADRSGWFVYADWLWGYDASKRAHIANPELGEMPEALKEWRYALLEQN from the coding sequence ATGTCTCTTCCACATTCTGACGAACTTAAAGGCCAAAAAATCATCATTTCCGGTGGCGGAATCGGTGGTGCAGCTGGTGCTTTAGCTCTTGCATTGCGTGGCGCAGATGTCACTCTTTATGAGCGCGCACCTGAGTTCAAGGAGGTCGGCGCTGGCCTCCAGATCGGTCCACACGGCTGGCGCATGCTGGAGTCCTGGGGTCTGCTCGATCAAATCGTTGCTGCAGGATACCTCCCAGAGGACATGCAGTTCCGCGATGCAATCAACCGTGAAACCATCTTGACCATGCGTTTCGATGAGGAATTCCAACAGCACTACGGTGGACGTTACCTGGTGATTCACCGCTCTGATCTGCTTAACATTCTGGTCACCAACGCCATCGAGGCAGGCGCAAAGCTCCACAACGGCATCCTCGTCACCGACTCCCGCACGGTCGAAGGCGGCATCGAGGTCGATATCGAATCCTCCATCAACGAGGGCGAAGATAGAAAGACTTTGCTTGCCGACGCCTTCCTCGCCTTCGACGGCATCCACTCCGTCATGCGTAAGAAGCTTGCCGACGACGCCCCCGTCGCCTCCTCCTACGTCGCATACCGAGGCACCTCCAAGCTGGCTGAAGATGAAGAAATGAAGGACCTCAAGTCCGTCATCGGCTACATCGGACCTCACGTTCACTTCATCCAGTACCCACTTCGTGGCGGTGAATTACTCAACCAGGTCGCTGTTTTCGAATCCCAGCGTTACCTCGAAGGCCGTGCAACCGGCGAGATCCCAGAAGACTGGGGCAACCCAGAAGAACTCGATCAGGCTTACAGCCACTGCGATCAGTTCATCCAGGATCGTTTGGGCACTTTGTGGCGCAACAACTGGTGGCAGATGTCAGACCGCGAGCCTTTAGAAAACTGGCGCATCGGCCGCATGTTGCTGCTTGGCGACGCCGCCCACCCACCACTCCAGTACCTCGCCTCAGGCGCAGTCATGGCCATGGAGGACGCCGAGGCAGTGGCACTGTTTGCGGCTGATGCTGCGCGTGCTGGAAACCTGGATTGGGAAGAAGTTCTGGCCGAGGTGGAAGCAGAACGCCGACCTCGCTGCAGCCGCATCCAAACCGTTGGCCGTTTCTGGGGTGAACTCTGGCACGTGGAAGGCACCGCACGCCTGATCCGCAATGAAGTTTTCCGCCAGGCTGACCGCAGCGGCTGGTTTGTTTACGCAGACTGGCTGTGGGGCTACGACGCTTCCAAGCGCGCCCACATCGCTAACCCTGAGCTGGGCGAAATGCCGGAAGCTTTGAAGGAATGGCGTTACGCTCTGCTCGAGCAAAACTAA
- the leuS gene encoding leucine--tRNA ligase has product MTNPSEGTTPLAFRYTPELANKIEGEWQNYWTENGTFNAPNPVGDLAPADGKALPEDKLFVQDMFPYPSGAGLHVGHPLGYIATDVFARYNRMLGKNVLHTLGYDAFGLPAEQYAIQTGTHPRTTTMANIENMKRQLGALGLGHDARRSVATTDPEFYKWTQWIFLQIFNSWFDAEQQKARPISELIPLLESGELKTKDGADYNELGDVEKQKAVDDYRLVYRSNSTVNWCPGLGTVLANEEVTADGRSERGNFPVFRKNLSQWMMRITAYSDRLIDDLELLDWTEKVKSMQRNWIGRSRGAEVDFTAEGETITVFTTRPDTLFGATYMVLAPEHELVDVFLEKAGSYEGVDARWTNGQATPAEAVAAYRASIAAKSDLERQENKEKTGVFLGVYATNPVNGDQIPVFIADYVLTGYGTGAIMAVPAHDDRDYEFATVLGLPIKEVVAGGNIAEAAFTESGEAVNSANDNGLDINGLAKDDAVAQTIEWLEEKELGRGTIQYKLRDWLFARQRYWGEPFPIVYDENGQAHALPESMLPVELPEVEDYKPVSFDPEDADSEPSPPLAKAREWVEVELDLGDGKKKYTRDTNVMPQWAGSSWYQLRYVDPSNDEQFCNIDNERYWTGPRPETHGPNDPGGVDLYVGGVEHAVLHLLYARFWHKVLFDLGHVTSKEPYRRLYNQGYIQAFAYTDSRGVYVPADEVEEKDGKFFYQGEEVNQEYGKMGKSLKNAVAPDDICNNFGADTLRVYEMAMGPLDTSRPWATKDVVGAQRFLQRMWRLIVDENTGEVLTRDEALTDDDNKQLHRTIAGVRDDYTNLRVNTVVAKLIEYVNYLTKTYPNTIPADAVVPLIIMVSPIAPHIAEELWKKLGHDDTVTYEPFPTFEEKWLVDDEIELPVQVNGKVRGRITVAADATQEQVIEAALADEKVQEQISGKNLIKQIVVPGRMVNLVVK; this is encoded by the coding sequence ATGACTAATCCGAGCGAAGGCACCACTCCCCTGGCGTTCCGTTATACCCCGGAACTCGCCAACAAGATTGAGGGTGAGTGGCAGAATTACTGGACTGAAAATGGCACGTTTAACGCACCTAACCCGGTGGGTGATTTAGCGCCTGCGGACGGTAAAGCACTTCCGGAGGACAAGCTGTTTGTCCAGGATATGTTCCCGTACCCCTCAGGAGCTGGTCTGCACGTAGGCCACCCACTTGGCTACATTGCTACTGATGTTTTCGCCCGCTACAACCGCATGTTGGGCAAGAACGTTTTGCACACCTTGGGCTATGACGCCTTTGGTCTTCCAGCGGAGCAGTATGCAATCCAAACTGGTACGCATCCTCGTACCACCACCATGGCGAATATTGAAAACATGAAGCGCCAGTTGGGTGCACTGGGTCTTGGGCATGATGCGCGCCGTTCTGTAGCCACCACTGATCCTGAGTTTTATAAGTGGACACAGTGGATCTTCCTGCAGATTTTTAATTCGTGGTTTGATGCAGAGCAGCAAAAAGCCCGCCCAATTAGTGAGTTGATTCCGCTGCTGGAGTCTGGCGAGCTGAAAACTAAGGACGGGGCGGATTATAACGAGCTGGGAGACGTCGAAAAGCAAAAAGCGGTGGATGACTACCGCCTTGTTTATCGCTCGAACTCCACCGTGAATTGGTGCCCAGGCTTGGGCACCGTGTTGGCCAACGAGGAAGTGACCGCGGACGGCCGTTCCGAGCGCGGTAATTTCCCTGTTTTCCGCAAGAATTTGTCGCAGTGGATGATGCGCATTACCGCGTACTCGGATCGTCTGATTGATGATCTAGAGCTGCTTGATTGGACTGAGAAGGTTAAGTCCATGCAGCGTAACTGGATTGGCCGTTCACGCGGTGCTGAGGTTGATTTCACCGCAGAAGGTGAAACCATCACGGTGTTTACCACCCGTCCGGATACCTTGTTTGGCGCAACATACATGGTGCTTGCGCCCGAGCATGAGCTGGTTGACGTATTCCTTGAAAAGGCTGGTTCCTACGAAGGAGTTGATGCCCGCTGGACCAATGGCCAGGCAACGCCAGCTGAGGCTGTCGCTGCGTACCGTGCTTCCATTGCTGCGAAATCTGATTTGGAGCGCCAAGAAAACAAGGAAAAAACCGGTGTTTTCTTAGGTGTTTACGCAACCAACCCAGTCAACGGCGACCAAATTCCAGTATTTATCGCTGACTACGTTCTGACCGGCTACGGAACTGGTGCCATCATGGCTGTTCCAGCTCACGACGATCGCGACTATGAATTCGCCACCGTGTTGGGTCTGCCCATCAAGGAAGTTGTGGCAGGTGGCAACATCGCTGAAGCTGCATTCACCGAATCTGGTGAGGCCGTTAACTCCGCAAATGATAACGGCCTAGACATCAATGGTCTAGCCAAGGACGATGCCGTTGCCCAGACCATCGAATGGCTGGAAGAAAAAGAACTTGGACGCGGCACCATCCAATACAAGCTGCGCGATTGGCTCTTTGCCCGCCAGCGTTACTGGGGCGAGCCATTCCCAATCGTCTACGACGAAAACGGCCAAGCCCACGCGCTGCCTGAATCCATGCTTCCCGTCGAGCTGCCAGAGGTAGAAGACTACAAACCTGTCTCCTTCGACCCAGAAGATGCAGATTCTGAGCCTTCCCCACCACTGGCAAAGGCTCGTGAATGGGTTGAGGTTGAGCTTGACCTTGGTGACGGCAAGAAGAAGTACACCCGTGACACCAACGTCATGCCACAGTGGGCAGGTTCCTCCTGGTACCAGCTGCGCTACGTCGATCCAAGCAACGACGAGCAATTCTGCAACATCGACAACGAACGCTACTGGACAGGCCCACGCCCAGAAACCCACGGACCAAACGATCCAGGCGGCGTAGACCTCTACGTCGGTGGTGTTGAGCACGCAGTTTTGCACCTGCTCTACGCACGCTTCTGGCACAAGGTCCTCTTCGACCTCGGCCACGTTACCTCCAAGGAGCCATACCGACGCCTGTACAACCAGGGGTACATCCAGGCATTTGCCTACACCGATTCCCGTGGCGTCTACGTACCTGCTGATGAGGTTGAAGAGAAGGATGGAAAATTCTTCTACCAGGGCGAAGAAGTCAACCAGGAATACGGCAAGATGGGCAAGTCCCTGAAAAACGCCGTTGCGCCGGACGATATCTGCAACAACTTCGGTGCCGATACCCTACGCGTTTACGAAATGGCCATGGGACCTTTGGACACCTCCCGTCCATGGGCCACCAAGGACGTTGTGGGTGCGCAGCGCTTCCTCCAGCGCATGTGGCGTTTGATTGTTGATGAAAACACCGGCGAAGTGCTCACCCGCGATGAAGCACTCACCGACGATGACAACAAGCAGCTCCACCGCACCATCGCAGGTGTCCGTGATGACTACACCAACCTGCGCGTCAATACCGTGGTTGCAAAACTCATCGAATACGTCAACTACCTGACCAAGACCTACCCCAACACCATTCCAGCCGACGCAGTTGTACCACTGATCATCATGGTCTCCCCCATCGCACCGCACATCGCGGAGGAACTGTGGAAGAAACTTGGCCACGACGACACCGTCACCTACGAACCATTCCCCACCTTTGAGGAAAAATGGCTTGTCGACGACGAAATCGAACTGCCAGTACAGGTCAACGGCAAGGTACGCGGCCGCATCACCGTTGCAGCCGACGCCACCCAGGAGCAGGTCATTGAAGCAGCGCTTGCCGACGAGAAAGTGCAGGAACAAATCTCCGGTAAGAACCTGATCAAGCAGATCGTTGTTCCAGGACGCATGGTTAACCTAGTGGTGAAATAA
- a CDS encoding cupin domain-containing protein, whose amino-acid sequence MGAPGKNDYSTEHVKQEVPPATPEEQAELDAMYKRMDEIHLKPLWTQIGGLMPNHPEPRAVAHKWDWAELLKLAQRSGELVPVGRGGERRAIGLANPGLDGNTYISPTLWAAIQYLAPGENAPEHRHSQNAFRFVIEGEGVWTVVNGDPVPMKRGDFLLTPGWNYHGHHNIATEPMAWLDGLDIPFAYQMDTGFFEYGTEKLTDESTPDLSRSERLWAHPGLRPVAFPGKTSYSPIGRYAWEHTDAALNDQLALEEAGYPGTVAPGHAAIRFSNPTTGGDVMTTIRAEFHRLRPGASTTPIHEVGNRCFQVFEGSATINVGDKTFEANHGDVINVPSWQKWNVIAGSDGVDLFCFSDTPIFEALNLARTFTPEGI is encoded by the coding sequence ATGGGCGCCCCAGGTAAAAACGATTACTCAACCGAACACGTCAAGCAAGAAGTCCCACCAGCAACCCCAGAAGAGCAAGCAGAGCTGGATGCCATGTACAAGCGCATGGATGAAATCCACCTCAAACCACTGTGGACCCAAATCGGTGGGCTTATGCCCAACCACCCAGAACCACGTGCAGTAGCGCACAAATGGGACTGGGCAGAGCTGCTGAAACTAGCACAGCGCTCCGGCGAACTAGTTCCAGTTGGTCGTGGTGGTGAACGCCGCGCTATCGGTCTGGCAAACCCAGGCCTTGATGGCAACACCTACATCTCCCCTACTCTTTGGGCAGCAATCCAGTACCTTGCTCCGGGCGAGAACGCTCCAGAGCACCGCCACTCCCAAAACGCTTTCCGCTTTGTCATTGAGGGTGAAGGCGTGTGGACTGTGGTCAACGGCGATCCAGTACCAATGAAGCGCGGAGATTTCCTGCTAACCCCAGGCTGGAATTACCACGGTCACCACAACATCGCTACCGAGCCAATGGCCTGGTTGGACGGCCTGGACATCCCATTTGCCTACCAAATGGACACCGGCTTCTTCGAATACGGCACCGAGAAGCTCACCGATGAATCCACCCCAGATCTATCCCGCTCTGAGCGCCTTTGGGCTCACCCAGGTCTGCGCCCAGTCGCATTCCCAGGAAAAACTTCCTACTCACCAATTGGGCGCTACGCCTGGGAGCACACCGACGCAGCACTTAATGATCAGCTGGCATTGGAAGAAGCAGGATACCCAGGAACAGTCGCGCCGGGTCACGCTGCGATTCGCTTCTCCAACCCAACTACCGGTGGCGATGTCATGACCACCATTCGCGCAGAGTTCCACCGTCTGCGCCCAGGAGCATCCACTACCCCCATCCATGAGGTAGGAAACCGTTGCTTCCAGGTATTTGAGGGTTCTGCAACAATTAATGTTGGCGATAAAACCTTTGAAGCCAACCACGGCGATGTGATCAATGTACCGTCGTGGCAGAAGTGGAATGTCATCGCCGGCTCAGACGGCGTAGACCTATTCTGCTTCTCTGACACTCCAATTTTCGAGGCTCTAAACCTCGCACGTACCTTTACTCCGGAAGGAATCTAG
- a CDS encoding IclR family transcriptional regulator, whose translation MDKVAHTQGLPPKDFLSSVDIALQLILLLRDAGSLTISGAAQELGVSPSTIHRSMSMLVYRGFAVRSESRNYLPGSALATSALQPGLGADLTRKCSHHMESMSKETGETTHLVILQGDSVHFIHSVEGSNPVRVGNRRGQVMPATQNSGGLVMLAEMSAREIRALYPSLGDEEFENLRKRLRRTRDRGHGANFGFFEQDVSAVAEPLLNDVGDVLGAITVAVPSNRFREVYPKAVQALERHMRDLNRALADYRVPEKA comes from the coding sequence ATGGATAAAGTTGCCCACACCCAAGGACTACCCCCGAAAGATTTCTTGAGTTCTGTTGACATTGCCCTGCAGCTGATTTTGCTGCTCCGCGATGCAGGAAGCTTGACTATTTCAGGTGCTGCGCAGGAGCTTGGCGTGAGCCCGTCTACGATCCATCGCTCCATGTCGATGCTGGTCTACCGTGGTTTTGCAGTAAGAAGTGAGTCCCGAAACTATTTGCCGGGATCAGCACTAGCGACGTCAGCGCTGCAGCCAGGACTTGGTGCTGACTTAACACGCAAGTGCAGCCACCACATGGAATCCATGAGTAAAGAAACTGGCGAAACCACTCATTTGGTCATCTTGCAAGGCGATAGCGTGCACTTCATTCACAGTGTTGAAGGCTCTAACCCAGTCCGTGTGGGAAATAGACGAGGTCAGGTTATGCCAGCAACCCAAAACTCAGGTGGTTTGGTGATGCTCGCAGAGATGTCCGCAAGGGAAATTCGAGCGCTATATCCAAGCTTGGGGGATGAAGAATTTGAAAATTTAAGAAAACGTCTACGCAGAACCAGGGATCGAGGACATGGCGCAAACTTTGGCTTCTTTGAGCAAGATGTCAGTGCTGTGGCGGAGCCTTTGCTCAACGACGTTGGTGACGTTCTAGGTGCAATTACCGTGGCGGTGCCGTCAAATCGGTTCAGGGAGGTGTACCCAAAGGCTGTGCAGGCATTGGAGCGTCATATGCGTGATTTAAATAGGGCTCTGGCAGACTATCGAGTGCCCGAAAAAGCGTAA
- a CDS encoding malonic semialdehyde reductase: MTTVTQNVLALDEDAQNLLFREARTANAFTDEPISDEQIQAIFDLVKWAPTSMNSQPLRVVILRSEEAKARLVPLMAEGNQAKVAAAPAVALLAADVDFHEEMPKLFPPFPGARDMFDADEASRASTAELNAGLQIGYVIIGIRAAGLAAGPMTGMDAEAISKEFFPDGRHRVLVAINMGKPAENAWYDRLPRLELDEVIETL, translated from the coding sequence ATGACTACAGTTACCCAGAACGTACTGGCACTTGATGAAGACGCACAGAACCTCCTGTTCCGTGAGGCTCGCACTGCAAACGCTTTCACCGATGAACCCATCTCTGATGAGCAAATCCAGGCAATTTTTGACCTAGTCAAGTGGGCACCAACCTCCATGAACTCACAGCCTCTGCGCGTTGTGATCCTTCGTTCCGAAGAGGCCAAAGCCCGCCTCGTTCCATTGATGGCTGAAGGCAACCAGGCGAAAGTTGCGGCAGCTCCAGCCGTAGCGCTGCTTGCAGCGGATGTTGATTTCCATGAGGAAATGCCAAAGCTTTTCCCACCATTCCCAGGTGCTCGCGACATGTTCGATGCAGATGAAGCCTCACGTGCTTCCACTGCAGAGCTCAACGCTGGTCTCCAGATTGGTTACGTCATCATCGGCATCCGTGCTGCCGGCCTTGCAGCTGGACCAATGACTGGCATGGACGCAGAAGCTATTTCCAAGGAGTTCTTCCCAGACGGTCGCCACCGCGTTTTGGTAGCAATCAACATGGGCAAGCCTGCAGAAAACGCTTGGTACGATCGCTTGCCTCGTCTCGAGCTCGATGAAGTAATCGAGACCCTCTAA
- a CDS encoding YbaN family protein, giving the protein MWKPLLIAIGLLSLICGAIGVVLPVIPTTPFLLLSAFCFARSSEKLHNYLVSHRIFGEYISNYYNHAMTPQHKFRTLLMLWCGIILSCVLIGATVPWIVLPIIATCVSIHIIRLKPRPDATPTATTVNAPVEDSTSEPRFADDHRA; this is encoded by the coding sequence ATGTGGAAACCACTGCTCATCGCCATCGGCCTACTCAGTCTTATCTGCGGAGCGATCGGTGTTGTCCTGCCAGTGATTCCTACAACACCATTTTTGTTGTTGAGCGCCTTTTGCTTCGCGCGCAGCTCCGAGAAATTGCACAATTACCTGGTCTCGCACCGAATTTTCGGTGAGTATATTTCCAATTATTACAACCATGCGATGACGCCGCAGCATAAATTCCGCACACTGTTGATGTTGTGGTGCGGAATTATTCTTTCTTGCGTTCTCATCGGGGCGACTGTTCCGTGGATTGTTTTGCCAATTATTGCCACCTGCGTGAGCATCCACATCATTCGTTTAAAACCCCGACCAGATGCCACACCTACAGCAACTACTGTGAACGCTCCTGTAGAGGATTCAACCTCCGAGCCACGTTTTGCTGACGATCATAGGGCTTGA
- a CDS encoding MFS transporter, with product MTQPPQGATSSQEIENKGFTLLGISGRRLAAVLIGWFFVVFDGYDLIVYGTVQSALAREWGLSSATLGTIGSTAFFGMAVGAVFIGRLSDRVGRKAAVIGSVLILSVFTMLCAFAPNPWVFGAFRFIAGLGLGGLVPSVNAMVSDLVPRKTMSAWATVMMSGVPIGGSIAAVLALPIVPSSDEWGWRFMFLIALVPLVIGLPIAMKVIPSDKAIKEDHEKREGHDQPAGFKDLLVDRYRWISIWFALATFVTLLAWYGLGTWLPRLMETAGYEFGHALMFTLALNLGAVIGSVVTAWAGDNFGPIRSGVVAAGIAGIALLLLLTYPPVTVVYIILILAGVGTHGTQILIIAAVANFYPSNLRGTALGWALGVGRIGAVVAPQLAGLLLAWNLGVNSNFIMFGAAALLSAISLSVLRRLQNTYSIKHKSEVQG from the coding sequence ATGACACAGCCACCGCAAGGAGCGACAAGCTCCCAAGAAATAGAAAACAAAGGTTTCACCTTGTTGGGTATCAGTGGCCGACGCTTGGCCGCAGTACTCATTGGCTGGTTTTTTGTCGTTTTTGATGGCTATGACCTCATTGTCTATGGCACCGTCCAGTCAGCCCTAGCCAGAGAGTGGGGCTTAAGCTCCGCAACCTTGGGCACCATCGGATCTACTGCATTCTTTGGCATGGCAGTTGGTGCAGTTTTCATTGGCCGACTATCAGACCGTGTTGGCCGAAAAGCGGCAGTAATTGGTTCGGTTCTGATTCTTTCCGTTTTCACCATGTTGTGCGCTTTTGCACCAAACCCCTGGGTTTTCGGAGCGTTCCGGTTCATTGCAGGTCTTGGCTTAGGTGGCCTAGTGCCATCGGTTAATGCCATGGTTTCTGACCTGGTACCACGTAAAACCATGTCGGCTTGGGCAACTGTGATGATGTCTGGTGTGCCAATTGGTGGTTCTATCGCAGCCGTTCTAGCGCTTCCTATTGTTCCCTCCTCAGATGAGTGGGGTTGGCGTTTCATGTTCCTTATCGCGTTGGTTCCATTAGTCATTGGTCTTCCGATTGCTATGAAGGTTATTCCTTCCGATAAGGCAATCAAGGAAGATCATGAAAAGCGTGAAGGTCATGATCAGCCTGCAGGATTCAAGGATCTGTTGGTGGATCGCTACCGCTGGATTTCCATCTGGTTCGCGTTGGCTACTTTCGTTACCTTGCTGGCTTGGTATGGCCTGGGCACATGGTTGCCACGTCTCATGGAAACCGCAGGCTACGAATTCGGCCATGCCTTGATGTTCACCTTGGCTCTTAACCTTGGCGCCGTCATTGGTTCCGTAGTTACTGCATGGGCAGGCGATAATTTCGGCCCGATCCGTTCAGGTGTTGTTGCTGCAGGTATCGCGGGTATCGCACTGCTTCTGTTGCTCACATACCCTCCGGTCACCGTTGTGTACATCATCCTCATTTTGGCTGGCGTTGGTACTCACGGCACACAAATTTTGATCATTGCAGCGGTGGCAAACTTCTACCCAAGTAATCTCCGCGGCACTGCTCTTGGTTGGGCCTTGGGCGTTGGACGTATCGGTGCGGTTGTGGCACCTCAGCTCGCTGGTCTGCTGCTGGCGTGGAACCTGGGTGTGAACTCCAACTTCATCATGTTTGGCGCTGCAGCGTTGCTGTCTGCCATTTCGCTCAGCGTGCTGCGTCGCCTGCAGAACACTTACAGCATCAAACACAAATCCGAAGTCCAAGGCTAA